DNA sequence from the Acetoanaerobium noterae genome:
GAGCAAGTGAAAAAAGGACAGCTGATAGCTGTGATTCCAGAAAATTCACTAGGGGCAGCTATTCATGCTAGTATAGACGGGGTGGTAGTAAAGGTAGATGAAAAATCTATAGCGATAAAGGTGGGAGATTATGAGTAACTCAATTGGAATGATAGAGCTTACCAGCATTGCGAAAGGCATATATGCAACTGATATGATGATTAAGGCAGCAAATATTGAAGTCGTAAGTGCAACTCCAGTATGCCCAGGAAAGTATATAGCGATAATTCAAGGAGATGTAGCGGCGGTTGAAAGCTCAATAAATGCTGGTGTAAGAGCATCTGAGGAATACTTAGTAGATAGCTTTATATTAGCAAATGTTCATCCGGCTGTATTTCCAGCCATAACAGCAACTACACTTCCAGATGGAAGCGGAGCCCTAGGGGTTATGGAATCCTTTTCTATGGCTTCTATGATTATGGCGGCAGACGCTGCGCTTAAAACAGCTGAAATACAAGCGCTTGAGCTTAGACTTGGCAGTGGGCTTGGAGGAAAGGCGTATTTTACATTCACAGGTGACGTTGCGGCTGTAAATGAAGCAGTAGAAGCAGGAAAAGTAATGGCTATGGAAAAAGGCTTGCTGGTTGATGTAGCAATAATGCCATCCCCTGCAAAAAAACTTTGGCAGGCTCTTTTTTAAAATTATTAAGAATCCTATCCGTTTGTTTTAACGTACAGAGTTTAATATAAGTAAAAATTAATGTGGGATTGATATTAAGAGAAATCTAAGCATAGAAAAAGAGCTTTGGAGGTTTAAGACCAAAACTCTTTTTTTATTGTGAATAAAGCAAGGTAATCTCGTTATATTGAAATCTGTATTGCAATAACGGATGAGAATTATATTGCTTTTACTTGATGGTAGGTTTTTTTGCCTTTTTTAATCATCAGTACCCCGTCGTTTAACATATCAGCAGTTACGTTAAAATCTATAGATTCAACCTTGATATCATTAACAGAGATACCTCCTTGAGAGATAAGTCTTCTTGCTTCGCTTGAAGATGGAACTAGGCCAGTTTCTTTAAGAACTTCTAATATAGCTATTCCACTTTCTAGTCTAGATAGTTCGACTTCTGTAGTAGGAGCATTTGCAGAAGCGTTGTTGTTAGTAAATAATGCTCTTGCAGCTTCCATAGCAGCATCAGCATCTTCTTTGCTGTGAACTAGCTTAGTAACCTCGTAAGCAAGAACTTCCTTTGCATGGTTTATTTCTGAGCCCTCAAGCGCTCCTAGTCTTCTTACCTCATCCATAGGAAGGAAGGTAAGCAGTGCTAGGCATTTCTCAACTGAAGCATCTTCTATATTTCTCCAGTATTGGAAGAACTCATATGGAGTAGTTTTTTCTCTGTCTAGCCATACTGCACCAGCCATAGTCTTGCCCATTTTTTTGCCGTCTGATGTAGTTAGAAGATTAAAGGTCATTCCGTATGCCTGTTTACCCTCTTTTCTTCTTATAAGGTCAGTTCCAGCTATGATATTAGACCACTGATCGTCTCCACCTAGCTGCATAACGCATCCATGCCTTCTATTTAGTTCTAAAAAGTCATATGCTTGCATAATCATGTAGTTGAACTCTAAGAAGGATAGACCTTTTTCCATTCTAGATTTAAAGCATTCTGCAGTAAGCATTCTATTAACTGAAAAATGCATACCTATTTCTCTTAAAAAAGGGATATATTCCAAATTCATCAGCCAGTCAGCGTTGTTTGCCATGATTGCGTTATCTGCTGTGAAATCTATAAATCTGCCTAGCTGAGCTTTAAAGCGCTCTCCATTTTCTTTTATAGTTTCAGGGGTGATCATTTGACGCATATCTGTTCTGCCAGACGGGTCCCCTATCATTGTAGTGCCGCCGCCTATTAGAACGATAGGCGTATGACCAGCAAGTTGCAGATGACGCATCGCTACAGCCTGTAGAAAATGTCCTACATGAAGGCTATCAGCTGTAGGGTCGTAGCCTGTATAAAAAACAACCTTCTCCTTCCCTAATAACTCTCTGATTTCATCTTCATGTGTTGCTTGAGCGATAAATCCGCGCTCCTTTAGAACATCAAATACATTCTCCATTTTCTCACCTCTTTGTTTTAATTTTTATGCCAAAAGCAAGCTTCCTTGATTTAGCATTAAACCTATTATAATACTATAATACATGGTATTTCAATAAAAATACTCACAAAAAATTTATGTTTGCCGATATAAGATATGTGAATTTGTGCAGATTTGTCTGATAATTTCGCTTAAATTCTGTTATTATAACAATTAAAATGGTATAATAAGTATTGAAAATTATAAAGAATGAAACTGGAGGGAAAAACTAATGGAAGATGGCGTCGGGAGTACCTTGAGAAATTTACTCAAGTCACCACTTGGCATTATTTCAGGAGGAA
Encoded proteins:
- a CDS encoding BMC domain-containing protein; the protein is MSNSIGMIELTSIAKGIYATDMMIKAANIEVVSATPVCPGKYIAIIQGDVAAVESSINAGVRASEEYLVDSFILANVHPAVFPAITATTLPDGSGALGVMESFSMASMIMAADAALKTAEIQALELRLGSGLGGKAYFTFTGDVAAVNEAVEAGKVMAMEKGLLVDVAIMPSPAKKLWQALF
- the tyrS gene encoding tyrosine--tRNA ligase, translating into MENVFDVLKERGFIAQATHEDEIRELLGKEKVVFYTGYDPTADSLHVGHFLQAVAMRHLQLAGHTPIVLIGGGTTMIGDPSGRTDMRQMITPETIKENGERFKAQLGRFIDFTADNAIMANNADWLMNLEYIPFLREIGMHFSVNRMLTAECFKSRMEKGLSFLEFNYMIMQAYDFLELNRRHGCVMQLGGDDQWSNIIAGTDLIRRKEGKQAYGMTFNLLTTSDGKKMGKTMAGAVWLDREKTTPYEFFQYWRNIEDASVEKCLALLTFLPMDEVRRLGALEGSEINHAKEVLAYEVTKLVHSKEDADAAMEAARALFTNNNASANAPTTEVELSRLESGIAILEVLKETGLVPSSSEARRLISQGGISVNDIKVESIDFNVTADMLNDGVLMIKKGKKTYHQVKAI